The DNA segment TTCCCGGGGTTGGATTGTTTACCAGGTTCTTCAACTCGTTCAAGAACTCAGGGGGGGGTTCTCCGAAGGGGTTACCCAGAGAAAAATCGTAGACATTATCTGCTCCCAGTTTTGCCTTTAGCTTATCGCCCTCTTCAAACATCTTTCTTATCCAAGAGCCCTTTTCTAAGCCAGTCTTAATTCTATTTGAGATAGGCATCATTCACTCCTTCCATAAGAATGCCAAACAGTTAATCTTCTTCTACAGCCTTGTAAACTGTGTCACCTTCTCTCACTCTGTCTTTGACCTTGATTCCAATAAGTTGTCCTACTCCTGCCTTTTCCACCGGCACATTGTCGATTTGCATCGAGTTAACCTCTTCTTGAAAATCTGTAGTATGCCCTTTAATGAATATTGTATCACCGACAGTTAGAGTGCCTTCGGTTATCTTTATTGCAGCTACACTCGGTTTTGCAAAAAATTTAATCACCTCACCCACTTTCTTCTCTGGCATAATAATTTTCCTCCTTTCATCTTAAAATACGGGCTAAAATTTATGATAACGTTCTTGGTACGAAAGAGGCACAAAAGGTTTGGAGTAATACTTTTACAAAATTATCATCGTTACTTAACCATACGCTTACCTATACCTCAATTATAGAACAAAATCCAGTCTTTTTTCGCCTTTTCATGCCCAAAGCCCACATAGTCAAAGACCATAAGATTAGTATGTACTCAGAAATATGGCCAAATGGCCCTTGTAGTTTCCTCGTTGAAGAAAAGAAAATTTGACAATTGTATCTATTTTTTGTAAAGGGTTAGGTGATAGATTAATTTCTTCTGGTGGGGTTTTTTAATGACCAAAAAACCAATGCATGAGGAGTCAGAAAAGAAATTAGACAGAGTTGAAACAGAAATAAGAAAACTGAGTTTTCCTGTTGAGCAATCCATAGATGGCATAGCCATAAGTGACTTAGAACTAAAACTGACATATGTGAACGATGCCTTCGCCAGAATGCATGGTTATTCCCCTGAGCAGATGATTGGGATGAACGCAGTGAATCTGTTTGGAGAGGGACAGGCAGATGAGCATAAAGTCGCTACGAATCAAATAAAAACACAGGGCTTATGGAAGGGTGAGATAAAACATGTGAGAAAAGGTGGAACCGCTTTTCTCACATATATGTCTGTGATTTTATTGAAAGACGCTGCGGAAAAGCCCATAGGAATTCTGGGAGTTGCAAGGGATATCACCAAGCAAAAGCAGGCAGAAGATGCAATGAGAGTAAAGGATAATGCCATAGCATCGTCCATTAACGCGATTTCTTTTTTTAGCATTGATGGACATATTACGTACGCAAATGATTCATTCGTAAAAATGTGGGGTTATGATGATGAAAAAGAGGTTTTAGGAAAGCTTAATTCAGAACTGTGGATAACGAAAGACGAGACTCAAGAAACACTAGAAGCTCTGATTTCCAAAGGGAGCTGGATAGGAGAGCTTAAAGGCAAAAGAAAAGACGGTTTACTGTTCGATGTTCTGCTTTCGGCAAGCTTGGTTCGAGATAAGGTGGGTAAAGCGATATATTTGATGGGTTCATTTTTGGACATTAGCGAAAAAAAGAGGGCAGAGCAGATTCTAAGACAAAGAGAAGCAGATTTACAGCTTAAGACCAACGAGTTAGAGTTTAAGACTAAGAGTCTTGAGGAAATGAATACTGCTTTAAAAGTTTTGCTGAGAAGAAGAGAGGAAGACAGGACAGAGATTGAAGAAAAGATATTGGTCAATGTGAAAGAGCTGGTAGCCCCATTTTTGGAGAAGTTAAAGAGTACAAAGTTGCATCCCAGGCAACTGGCATACATAAACATCCTTGAATTAAATCTTAAAGATATTATTTCGCCATTTTCCCGCAAGTTATCATCCACATATTTAAGTCTTACTCCGACAGAGATTCAAATAGCAAATCTTGTAAAACAGGGAAGGACTGCTAAAGAAATAGCAGAATTGCTGAATGTGTCTCCAGGAACAATCGAGACTCACAGAAAAAATATAAGGGTGAAGCTTGGAATAAAAAACAAAAAAGCAAACCTTAGATCCTACCTGTTGTCTCTATCGTAATTGGGTATTTTATCTATACAGTAGCTATCCACTTTTTTACTGTTGACTTTTGACCTCAATGAGTTATCCTTACTCACAAAGACTTACCTCATGGCAATACCGAGCAGGCTTTTAGGGTATCCATCTAACAAATCAGTTATATAATGTTCCTGTTTATTACAGATAATAACGTTTTCTTGCCTTGGAGACTGTGTCACAATGTCATTGCGAAGGAGTGAAACGACTGAAGCAATCTCATATGTTATTGATTATACAAAGATTGCCACACTCCCTTCGGTCGTTCGCAATGACAAAAAGAGCATTACGACACAGTCTCAAGGGGGAAGGATAAGGCTACTGTATAAAGGAGGAGAAAGAATGAAAAAGATTAGTATTATCTTAATAGCACCACTTTTGTTGCTTTGGTACACCTCGGTTTTGGGTGAAACCAGGGGGGTGACGAAGGACACAATCATAATGGGCCATTTAAACGCCGATACAGGTCCCATTGCAAAAGATTCCCAATCTGTTTCGGAGGGAATCCGAAATTATGTTCACTATATAAATGAACAGGGGGGCATCCACGGTCGGAAAATAAAAATTATCTCTGAGGATACTGGTTACTCAATACCCAGGGCAATGGCAGCTTTTAAAAAATTGCTTTATAAAGACAAAGTATTTACCTTTTTTGGACCTACGTCTACGGGTGAAGCTACAGTTTTACAGTCTCAAATTCAAAAGGAAAAGCTTTGCACTGTCGCGATAAGCGGCGCTGAGCAAATGTTTAACCCTTTCAAGCGATATACCTTCCATCTTGCAACATCCTACGAAAATCAGGTTAAGATATTGTTTGATTATATATTTACGGATATGAAAGCTGAAAAACCGAATGTAGCAGTTGTGTATCCTGATGTCGAATTTGGCAAATCAGGGGCAAGAGAGGCGCGGAAACAGGCAAAGATATTTGGCGTTGAGCTTCATGAAGAGATACTGGATCTCAGTGCATTGGACGCCACATCCCAGATTCTCTCTATGAAAAGGTACAAGCCCGATTTCGTTATAGTCCATCATGTTATTGCGCCTGCTTCTCTTTTATTAAGAGCAGCCAAGAAGTTTGGATTTAAGACCAATTTTTTAGGGACATCTTTAGATACACAAAGGGACGTTGTTGTTTTGAGCGGAAACGCAACCAGAGGGTTTGTTGGAGCAACTCTGTTCCGGCCATGGTACGAAGATACACCAGCGGTTAAAAAGATGAGGGATATAACCTTAAAACTGCGACCTGGCACAGAAAAACCTTTGCGTAGTGAGCACTATACCTTTGGGTGGGTCAACGCAATGCTTTTTACAGAAGGTATGAAAAGAGCAGGAGTAGACTTGAATAACGATAGCTTGGTGAATGCCATGGAGACTGTAAAGGATTTCGACGCATGGGGGCTCTCTGGGCCGATTACCTGGGGTCCTGATGACCGGGAGGGATCAGAGAGTTGTATACTTTACAAAGCTGATGTTGATAATGGCATGCTGGTTGCCAT comes from the Thermodesulfobacteriota bacterium genome and includes:
- a CDS encoding PAS domain S-box protein, whose amino-acid sequence is MTKKPMHEESEKKLDRVETEIRKLSFPVEQSIDGIAISDLELKLTYVNDAFARMHGYSPEQMIGMNAVNLFGEGQADEHKVATNQIKTQGLWKGEIKHVRKGGTAFLTYMSVILLKDAAEKPIGILGVARDITKQKQAEDAMRVKDNAIASSINAISFFSIDGHITYANDSFVKMWGYDDEKEVLGKLNSELWITKDETQETLEALISKGSWIGELKGKRKDGLLFDVLLSASLVRDKVGKAIYLMGSFLDISEKKRAEQILRQREADLQLKTNELEFKTKSLEEMNTALKVLLRRREEDRTEIEEKILVNVKELVAPFLEKLKSTKLHPRQLAYINILELNLKDIISPFSRKLSSTYLSLTPTEIQIANLVKQGRTAKEIAELLNVSPGTIETHRKNIRVKLGIKNKKANLRSYLLSLS
- a CDS encoding ABC transporter substrate-binding protein gives rise to the protein MKKISIILIAPLLLLWYTSVLGETRGVTKDTIIMGHLNADTGPIAKDSQSVSEGIRNYVHYINEQGGIHGRKIKIISEDTGYSIPRAMAAFKKLLYKDKVFTFFGPTSTGEATVLQSQIQKEKLCTVAISGAEQMFNPFKRYTFHLATSYENQVKILFDYIFTDMKAEKPNVAVVYPDVEFGKSGAREARKQAKIFGVELHEEILDLSALDATSQILSMKRYKPDFVIVHHVIAPASLLLRAAKKFGFKTNFLGTSLDTQRDVVVLSGNATRGFVGATLFRPWYEDTPAVKKMRDITLKLRPGTEKPLRSEHYTFGWVNAMLFTEGMKRAGVDLNNDSLVNAMETVKDFDAWGLSGPITWGPDDREGSESCILYKADVDNGMLVAISNWKKPLPRPR